From Symphalangus syndactylus isolate Jambi chromosome 21, NHGRI_mSymSyn1-v2.1_pri, whole genome shotgun sequence:
aggttgagatgaggtcatgaggatgtGGTCTCCATGGTGGTATTAGTGTCCTCATAAGCAGAGCCACTGgagagttctctctctctccctccccacctctccctctcacacagggagaaggcagccatctacaagcccaGAGGAGAGCCCCCATCAGGGAACCAAGGCAGCTAGCACTTTCACCTTGGACGTCCAGCCTTCCTTGGAACTGGGAGACAACATCGTTTAACTCCCCCCAGCCTGTGGTGTTTGCTAAGGTGGTCCCAGCAGACTAAGCCGTGGTTGCCAGCTCAAGGGCATATTCCGTGTCCGGTTCTGTCCCTTCCCTGTCTCCTCCCTACTTCTCTATGGGCTAACTGGGATTGCCTCTCACATAAACTACTCACACTCCATCCTTGCCTCCAGAGCTGGATCTGCGGGACTCAGGCAAAGAGGGAATCAACCATAAATCCACGACGACGTGCTGCTTTTGTTCCACTGGTCTTAAATGCTAGGTTAGTTTGGATCCTTTTCTGTGGCAGTGCCAACATGAATGTTGTTGCATACCCTCCTCCTGCACGGGTGTGAGTGTGACTGCAGGATAAACTCCTAGGAGAGGGTCCACATCCCCCAATGTACCTCCACCATGCCTCATCCTTTCCACCTGTGGATCTGTGTTTGACTGTAACTGCTCACAGCCTAAGGGCACATGGGGACCCAGATGGCCTCACTGAGATGCAGGGCACAGGGCCCGTGTTGCTATCTGGGCCACTGCGTGAGCATTTCCAAAGTTTATGAAGTAGCTGTGCTTACAGAGTACTGCTGCACCATCCCTCTCCTGTCAAACATTTCAGCTGTTGCCCGCTCCTCTGCAAGGGCTTCCATGCGGTGTAGCTTCCTGGGggctcattttcttctttgtaggaGTAACATGCACATAAACCTAAACTCGGTGCACAAGGCAGGGGCTGCAAACACATCCCAGCTGCCCTCAGATTCTTCCTTTAAACGCCCAGGAGAGGAGGCACAAATTAAAGACCATGTGTGTTTTTATAATTGACTCTGGATTCAGGTAATGAGTTACCAACTTTTTCTACAAACCACCACCAGCTTTGCTATCGTGAGTGGAAGAGCAGGCAGCCAGCGCCCCCTCCTGCTCCAGCCCCAAAAGCTCTGGGCCCTGCCTGTAGTACAGGTGTGGACCAGAGGCAACCTGGAGAGGCTGGGAACTCTCTGGAAATTGGTCTGGCACGAGCTGATAAAGGAGGTGCTCAGGAGCCCTCCAAGCAACCAACCAGCAAATCCTAtcctgggtgggggaggggggagagtaCAACCCAGGGGACAGGGACAGGAATGCCTAGAGCAGCAGCACCCACAGTAGcacaaagtggaaacaacccagacaTCTACCCAAAAGAGAATGGACACATCATGGAATGAAAAACAGTGGAAAATGAAGGAACTACAGTGGTAGCATCATCATCACATGACTCTTAGCAACTTGCTGTGGAGGGGAAAAAGTTGCACAGAGTTTGATTCAGTCTTATATAattgaaaaaagcaaacaatgtgTTATTTcaaggagtgcagtggtgcgatctcggctcactgcaacctcaacctctcgggttcaagccattctcctgcctcagcctcctgagtagctggcatcacaggcatgcgccaccatgcccagctaatttttgtatttttagtagagacgaggtttcaccatgttgcccaggctggtctcggactcctgggctcaagtggatccacctgccctcagcctcccaaagtgttgggattacaggcataagccaccatgtctggccaagaTACAACATTTTTTAAGTGGGGAGAAAGATGTGGTGACCTGATGGGCAGGGGACGAGGGACTCAGGGTGTGGTGAAGTGGGGGAAGGAGCACCCAGCAGGGATAAGAGTAGGTCTCGTGTCCCTGGTTACGCTGCATGGTCAACATGCATTGCTGTATTTTGCTTATATCAAACAGTGCATAGCTTAAACCTCAGAGCCAGCCTCCTCGAAGCTTATACAGTCCAAATGAAGATCAGCCTGGCTCCCACCCTCACAGGAGGGGACCCCAGGGGTCTTTGCTTCCTGCAGGTCTGTGGATGCTGCTGGAAGCTGTACTCCATCCCCAGGCAAACACTGTGAGTCCCCTGCATGGACCTGGGGCCCCACCTGGGGAGAGAGCCTGGAGTCTTGGCTGGGGCAGCACAATGCAGCCCGGTCACCCTTCCCCGAATACCACAGACGTTTCTCCAGGATCTGCTTCTTGCAGGTTGGGAACCCATCCCTGTCCTGCCCCCAGGGCCTGGGAAGCCAACCCCCTTCAATCTTTTCATCACAAGGGTCCTCACTTCACCTCCTTTCAGAGACAATAAAACCACTTGCCCACCCCACTTAGTGGGGTCCCCCTGCCCCTACTCCAGGGAGAAAGCTGCAAAATGTCCTGATTTTATTTACCCTCCCAAGGACTCCAAGGTGACTTTCTAGCCCCTGTCTTTGTAGAACAAAGTGGGGGGACCCTTAAATCTTCAGCAGGCACTCCATTGCCCAGTGCTGCTGTCTTGCTTTCCAAAGGCATCACCAGCCTCCAGCAGCCACACCACGCTCCTTACATTACTGATATTGTAATATAGGAATACGGCATTAGGCTCATGTatgacaacccacaaaatggtgTACCTCACTCTTGGTCCTGTCCCCAGGTTCCCCATTCTCCTCCTCAAAGGTAatgattgctgcctgctcctcatccacaacacacacacacaccgtttTTAGTAAACACAAGATGGCAGCATATCAGACACACTCTTCTGCTGTGCGTTTTAACAAAAATTGTAATAGATCTGTACATCATTCAGATCAGTCTATAAAGAGCTGCCTCTATATTTGAATGGCTGCCTAAGATTTCCGGGAGTAGTTGTATAATTTAGCAGCTTCCCGTCAGTGTTTAGGAAACAGTTTAGCTGCTTTCCAATCCTTCACTGTTTCCAGCAGCACTGGAGTGAACAGCATTTACTTACCTGTGTGAGTGTACATTTGGGATAAAGTCCTAGAAGTGACATTCATACTCTTTTTAATCCTCACACCAACCCTGCAAGATTAAATATTATTACAacaattttagagatgagaagatGAAGGCTCAGGGAGGCAAAGTGATCATTCCAACTGGAAGTGGGGTGGGAACCCGCAGTTTATTAGCTTGGTGTAGCTTTTTGGGGGGGACCACAAACCACTCCTGGTCTATGATGGCCATGAAGGCTGATCCCTTTACTAAAGTCTCTGTGGCTACTGCCCAGAGCCTGCCAAGGAGAAAGTGGCCAATAAGAAGGCCACACACAGAGCCCAGGCTCTAGGAGAGGCCCCTGGACGGCCCTGCCGCCTCGCTGGTCTGGGGGCAGGCAGCCTCAGTGTGCCGGGCGGACAGCAGGAAGGCGACTTGTCTGGGGAAGCGGCGACTCAGCAACTTGAGTTCCCAAAGGCTGCAcagtggaggtggtgatggtgccCGTAGTGGTGCCGGGCAGGAGCCGGACGGTGATGTAAAATCTGGAGCCCCGAGCCTAGAGAAGCCACACAGAGCCACACCTGGCCTTCAGGACCCCTGCTGGCTGCAGCCATTGCAGCCCAGAGAAGTCAGCCAGGGCCACATCTGGGAGGCTCCAACTAAGATCTGCTCCCAACCAGGCTTCACCTGGCCCCTTCCACACACAGGCTCTGCCGCCTGATGTCCCAGGAAGCCATGGGGGCACCGCACACTCACCCACCCACACAGGCTCCTCCAGCCACCTGACATCCAAGCCAGAATCTAGGAGCCTCCCCAGTGCCTCCTGAGCCCCAGCCCATAAGTGGCTGGGGACGTGGTCTCAAGTCCTGCCCATCCACTAAGCAAGCTTTATTTTTAGCGCCTGCCAGAGGCATACCTCTTTGCCATGCCAACCTGACTGTGAGGCCACCCTCTGTCTCCCACTCCTCCTTCCAGCCCATCTCCCAGCGGCTACATGCAGGACCCAGCATGCCACCCACAGGCTTGACTGTCTCCGCAGCTCCCCCACAGGATGGCGTGGGAAAGCTCCCTTCTGCCTGCTCCCCATTGTTTTGCTGCCATTTGACTGAGGCTGACACCCACAGCCCCCTCCCTAGCTCCTGTGCTCATGGGCCTGGCCCTAGAGATGTGGAAACCCACCAGTGCCCACTCCCCCAGCCCTGGCATGGGACCGACTCCCTGCTGTGGCTGGGCCCTGGGAGCCGCTCGGTCCCTGGTCAATTATCTCTCCCCAGCCTCAGCTCTGCCCACTGCTCCCTTCAGCTCCCTGACACGTTCCCAACAGCAGGGGTTCGGCCCCAGGCCTCTGCTCTGACCCCACAGGTGCCCCTGACTCTAAGCCAGTCCATTTTGCATGGGTAGAATCTGAGACCAGGAACATCCGAGCTCTCAGAGCCCAGCCCTGGCCGCTAAGCCCCATCGCTTCAGCTCGGAGATGTGGGGCAAAAGCCTGGGGATCTGATGCTTCTGTAGCCAAACTACGGGGAGTGAGGCCCGGCAAAGGCCAGGGCCGTTTGTGTGCTGGGTGTGCGTGTACGTCTGTTCttcgtctgtgtgtgtgtgtgtgcgtggcgCTACTGTCTCTCCAGGTGTCTGTTCAGGGGAACCCACGTGCATCCTTATGGCTGGCCAGAGTTGACAGGCAGTGTATCACACAATGGGCATGGAAAAGTCAACACAGACCCCGCCCTGCCCCTGACATTAACTGGAGTGGGCGGGGGGGCCAAGGCATCAGTGGGGCCGGGGCATTCAGGAGGCTAGGGGTCCTGCACTACTGGTGGAGGGAGCCCTTTAGTGCCACACAGATGTTCCCTGTGTCGTGTATGACTGAGGAGACACTGGGTCAGAAGCTCTGTTTCTTTCTCCACATCTGTTTAGGAGAGAGTAGGTGTGCCTGAGGGTCTGCTTTTCCGTGGCTGGATCTTTCCAAAGGTGTCCAGGGTTTCCTTGAGCTCCCCATGCATGGGGTGACGAGGGGGCATGAGAGTTTGTGCTGTGGTCAGCTGAGGGCAGCCCAGTGCAGAGGTCCCTGCCAGGGCCTCCACCCTTGGACTACAGCATTAGCCAGCCCAGTGCAGCCGCACTGAATGCAGAAGCTCCCGGCTCCTTCCCTTGCTGCTCTCCCATGTGGAGGACTTGGCTAAACTCCTGCTGCACTGAGGCCAGTTTCTCCACCACTCCTGCAACTAGGCCTGCCCAGGTAAGGTTCTGTGTGCCCTTGCCTGGATGCTGCCTGGCTGCGGGAACAGTCATCAGGCTTTAGCGTCCcccttctctgcctcagtttcctcagctttaAAGTGGCGCATGCTGGGAGGATGACATCAACTTCTGCATTCAAAACTGGGGGACAGAAGGCCAGGCAGCATGCACACAGCCAGTGGGGGCGGTGGCATCAGGGCAGGGACTTACCCTCGGACTGGGATGGACCTCGTTGGCACCAACCTCTTCTGCAGGGGCAGTTGCACGGTGTTCGAGTTTTTTGTGACCTCCCAGGGCTGCAGGGGCTCAGGGTCGGGCTCTGTCAGCCACGACAACCTGCAACAGCGCTTGGAATGTCAACATGGCCACCATCCACCAGCCTCCTGAATTAACTCTCACTCATCTGGAACTTTCcatctgccaggcactgttctaagtgcttcacaAATATTAGCCCATATGTCAGCTCACAAGTGTGCTGTGAGGCAGGTGTTGCCcacactttacagacaaggaaactgaggcacagaggttcCACAGCCAGGAGGTGGGAGCTAAGCTGCAGCCTGCTCCAGAGCCTTGTCACGGCCACAGCAGCCAAATGGTGCAGAGCACTTGAGCCCCCGGGTGCTGGCCTCCCCTGGTTTCAACCTGAGGCCACTCTGGTGTGTACCTGCCACCTGGGCCTCACGTGATGGTGTCTGCGGTCGGAGACAGAATGGGGTGCGAGGCTATGGCTAGAGTCTCCTGGGGCAAGGACAAGGACAGGTGCTCAGCTGGCCCGGCACAGGGGCACAGCATGGAGCTCCTCGTCCCCACCTCCCTGGAGTGTGGCTGCCCTGGTGGTCCCCTGTGGTCCCTGTGGGCAGCCCTGCCAAGCGTCCAGGGCCACCACTGGGCGCACAACACTTGTTTCTGGGGTGAGGGGTTAGCATGGAGTGGGAAGCTTGAGGTTGCAGGGTGCCAAGCTGAGCCCCAGTGCCAGGTGCTGCCTGCTGTCCTGCGGGTGGGAGGCCAGCTGCCCTGCGCCCTGGGCATTCCTGGCAAGATTTCCCTTGCATTTGTTTTGCCTGTTTGGTCCTTACGTTAAGTGCCCTGTGGAGACTTGGCCCAGGCCCCCTCGGGCTGCCCGTTATCCTGGCTAGTTGCGAGTCCCAGGAGCTCACAAACAACGGGTGCCCAGCACACCAATTCCAACACAGCTCAGGAGGGGCAGTCGTCTGTGGCCATGCTCCTCACGTCACTTGGGGAAGCCGCTGGCCTGGGCTCTGGGATGACCCAGGGAGGCCTGAGCCCACCCAGAGGCCCCTCGGCTTAGGCTGTGATGGGGGTAACGAAGGCGGACCCCAGACCGTCAGCTGGGCAAGGGCTGCTAAGGGGCTCCCTGTGGACAAAACCCCCTCCCAGCTGCAGCCCCACAGAATGCATTTGAGTTCCCAGGATGCTGGGGTGACCTAGGGGAGGCAGGGCTTGGCTCCAGAGGTGTGAGCGTCCCACACCTGTATGGAAACTTCTTGGCAAAATTCTCCTGGGCCTGGATCCTCCACTTCTTACTCGGGTGAGACATCTTGCGGGCACTGGAGTCCATCACTGAGCGGGTTAAGCTGTGGCGCACCTCTCGGCCATGGCTGGAAGACAACAGGAGGCGTCAGAGGGGgcaggggtggtggggggcaggaggcagagtgaCAGAGCAGCCCAGTAGGGCTGGGGGTGCCTGCGGGCCACCAAATGACCTGCATCACTGCCCTGTGCATGCACCGCTCTGTTCAATTTTCTCCTGTGTGTAGCTTCCTGTGACCACCATAATCAAGGTCCTCACGAGATGCTCTCCCCAAGGCTCTCTCACGCTTACCCCTCCACAGCCATGCCTGTCCACAGCCGGGTTCCCCAAccctggcagccactgatctgtCCTCATCACGGGGCAGCCATGTGATTTCAGGAGCGCTATGCAGAGGAACTGCACACAAGGTGTCTTCCTGAGACTGGCTCCTTCTCATCCTGCTTTCCTCCAGATCTGCCCAAACTTCACCCACAGTCTGTCCCTCCTGCTGCTGAGCACTGTTCCAGGGTGCAGTTGTGCAGCTTCTCAGGCCTCCAGCTTGGGGCACTTACAAAGCCACTATTAATATTCAGATGCAAGTTTTTGCATGAAaataagtcttcatttctctgagatatattgctgggtcatatggtaagtccatttctagttttttgcttgtttgttttgagacaaggtcttgatctgccgcccaggctggagtgccgtggttgatcacggctcactgctgcctc
This genomic window contains:
- the C21H3orf22 gene encoding uncharacterized protein C3orf22 homolog isoform X4, coding for MDSSARKMSHPSKKWRIQAQENFAKKFPYRLSWLTEPDPEPLQPWEVTKNSNTVQLPLQKRLVPTRSIPVRGVGVRIKKSMNVTSRTLSQMYTHTVM
- the C21H3orf22 gene encoding uncharacterized protein C3orf22 homolog isoform X2; the protein is MDSSARKMSHPSKKWRIQAQENFAKKFPYRLSWLTEPDPEPLQPWEVTKNSNTVQLPLQKRLVPTRSIPVRGVGVRIKKSMNVTSRTLSQMYTHTGKQRLGDGVVRDQTAAGSQRKWPNETDKLQKIIK
- the C21H3orf22 gene encoding uncharacterized protein C3orf22 homolog isoform X3, which translates into the protein MDSSARKMSHPSKKWRIQAQENFAKKFPYRLSWLTEPDPEPLQPWEVTKNSNTVQLPLQKRLVPTRSIPVRGVGVRIKKSMNVTSRTLSQMYTHTDGKHGKSG
- the C21H3orf22 gene encoding uncharacterized protein C3orf22 homolog isoform X1, with product MDSSARKMSHPSKKWRIQAQENFAKKFPYRLSWLTEPDPEPLQPWEVTKNSNTVQLPLQKRLVPTRSIPVRGLGAPDFTSPSGSCPAPLRAPSPPPLCSLWELKLLSRRFPRQVAFLLSARHTEAACPQTSEAAGPSRGLS